The sequence below is a genomic window from Pleurocapsa sp. PCC 7327.
CATCTACGCCGACTGCTTCTTGTGCCTTTCGATGCTTTTTTTGGAGAGAAGCACGGATTTGAGAATATTTATCTCTAACGGTCGTTATTTGTTTTCCAGACCATTTTTGATTATCAGATGTTACAGCAATATCAGTTCGTCCGAAGTCCACCCCAATAACTCTATCAGAGTTAATCAGTTTGGGCGGCTCATCCTTAATTTGTATATGGATGTAATATTTACCGTCGCGATGCTTACACAGTTGAGCAGAAGTAGGTTTTCTCCCTTTAAGTTTTCCTCGTTGGTAATTGCCAATATCTAATAGAATATGGAATCTACCACTCTTCAAGCTAAGACTGACCGATTCGTCCTTTTCTCTGTAAGTAAAAATCCGAGCATCGTAATCAGCACTTGTTGGGGCAAACTTTTTAACTGGTTTGTTTTTCAACTTAGCTGTTTTACGATTAGCTCCCACCCTAGCACAAGCTCTGACAGCTAGATTTGCACTCAAACCAAACTTTTCTCTGATGGTTTGATAGACCATGTTTTGAATAGTTGTTTTGCTGGTTATGCTCGACTTCACTTGCTCATTGGCATAGTTACAAGCATCAGCAAAAGCAAAAAGTGTTGCCTCAATTTCTTGGGCAATTTCTATAGATGGCTTGAGTTTGCCAACAATTGTCAGTACTTGTTCCATAAGAAACATTATGTCACATATGAAACAAACAGGAGAACGGCTAAAGCCTCAAACTCTTCCTCCACTGCCGTTGAAACGGCGTGGCTTCCAAGGGCTAAAGCCTATTTATTGTGAGAGATGAGAAAGGTTGTTCGTCCTTGGGTGAGTCGATTGAGTGCTTTATTGACTGCCTGTTCGCTGGCATTATCTAACCCCGTAGTGGGTTCGTCGAGGATGACGATGGGTGCTTTGCGAATGGCAGCGCGCGCGATCGCAATTCGCTGTCTTTGTCCACCCGACAGCGTACATCCTCTCTCCCCTAAAACTGTCTCGTAACCATCGGGCAGGTTCATAATAAAGTCGTGAGCATTTGCTATTTTTGCTGCTTGCTCTATTTCTGCATCCGTTGCACCCAATTTCCCGTAGGCAATGTTTTCGCGGATGCTGGCGGCAAATAAGATACTCTCTTGCAGGACGACACCAATCTGCTGTCGCAGGGAGTCGAGAGTATATTCGCCCAAATCCTGTCCGTCGATGAGGATGCGACCAGAATTGGGATCGTAGAGGCGGAGAATGAGACTGATTAGGGTTGATTTGCCGCCTCCAGAAGCACCAACGACGGCAACTTTTTGACCGGGTTGTGCTTCAAAAGAGATGTTCTGTAAAATTGCCTTGCCAGATTCGTAAGCGAAGGTCACATTCTCGAAACGTACCGCACCGAAGAAGGGATGCGCGGGTTTGGCACGAGGCAAGTTGCGAACGTGGGGTTCGTAGTCGAGAACGTCGATAATTCTTTCTCCAGAAGCGGTTGCTTTGGCAATCTCACTAAATTGATTGGACAGTTTGCGTATTGGTTCAAAAGCGTTTTTCAGGTAGGTGATAAAGACTAGCAAATCGCCAGGAGTTAGGGTTTTTTGGATGACTAGGTGCGATCCTCGCCACAAAACTAGGGCAATAGTCAGCGCAATCAAAATCTGTACGGTGCGTTGGAGAACTGCTAAGAGTTTGAGAGATTTTGCCCCATGATTGAGGGTTATATTGTTTTGTTGCTCAAAGATGTCTTCGAGTTGGTTATGCAAAGAAAGTGCTTGTACGACTTCGATCGCACCAATGGTTTCGCTGGTGGTTGCTGCTAAGATCCCTTGAAACTTGCGATGTTCTCGGCTAACATGGCGAATGCGACCGATTAAGCGCGTCATGGAAAAGTAAAATAGGGGAAATATTGTCAGCGCGATCGCAGATAATTCCCAATTCATCCAACTCATAACGACTAACATGCCGACTAAAGCGACAATATTAGTTACTAAAGGAAGAATGACTTTGACGATAGTGAGTTTGATGCGATCGATATCGGCAGTCACGCGGGTAATTAAATCCCCACTTTTGTGCTGCATGTGAAAGGTAAGCGATAAGCGCTGTAGATGACTGTAAAGATCGCTGCGAATGTCGGTTAATATCTGCACCGATGCTAGCGCCATGCCAAAAGTACTCAGATATGCAGCAAAACTACCCAGCACAGAAATGACTACGATTGATAGCGCTAGAAGCGCCAGCAGCAGCATCGGATCGATTCCGTGACTTACTATAACTTTTAAAGAATCGTTATTCGTTTCTGTTACTAGAACGTGGTCAAAAACGAATTTCAGGGACCAAGGTTCTAGTAATCGGAACCCAGTTTCGACGAGAAGGGCTAAAAATGAACCCGCAATTAATAATTGTCGCTTGCGAATGTAGGGCAAAAATCTGCGACCAATACGCATCATTCCTGGCATAATTTTTTTCAAATCTTTTTCTTTGGCGCGATCGCTCATATTAGTTATCAGTGACCAGTGACCAGCTTTAGAGTTCAAGATTAGATAATTATAGACCGCCAATTAAGCAGCAGTAAGAACAGATTTTTCAAGTAATTCTTTCAAAAAGAAAGTCGTTTTTTTCTGCACCTTGAAGATCGAAGAGATAATTTGCTTTTGAATCTGAATTTTTAGCAAACAGTTCATGATTTTTTTAGCTAGATAAGCTGGCTCTAAATCTTCAGGTTCGATAACCTCAACAATTCCTAACTTTTCTAATTTCTTGGTTCTAATTACTCGCTCTTTATCGTAACTGTAGTGACCGATAGGAACGACTAGCGAACGAACGCCAGTTCTGAGAATATTCATAGTTGTGTTATATCCGGTCAAACTGATGGAAAGGTCGGCTTTTCTCATATAAGCCATCAGATTTGAGGTATATCTTTGTAAGGTAACATTACTTTTACTCAAAGCAGCTTGCTTGAGTTGTAAGAATTGCTCTTCTGGCATAAAAGAACCAGTAAATATTTGGATATGATGGGGCAATTTTTTTCGCAAAATGGAACTGGATTGAATAACATATTTTAGTAGATCATATCCAATTATTCCGCCGCCAATACTAACTAATATTATTGGTTCTTTTCGGTTTAGATTAGCCAAATCAAACTCACTCAAATCGTTATTTTCCGGGCTCGATTGAGCTACAAACCCCGTGTATTTTACTTTGCAATTGAGATCCTTAACTCTAGAAAAGCTTTCTTCTAGTTTCTGAAACTTAGGATCGGCATGGAATAAAATACAATTAAAATATTTGCTGGTTAATTGACAAATAGTCTCTTCTTCTTTATCGAGATCGGTTCTGCCAACAATATCTCTGACACTACAGATAATTTTGGTTGAAGGGGCAACAGCTTTGATATAGTCTAGAAGAGGAATTAATTCAAAGAAAAGTTTATGCCTACCGAATGGAAAGAATTCCGTAATTAAACAATCGGGTTTAAATCGATCGAACAAGTTAATTAATGCATTTCGCCTAGCTTCTTTCACCTCTTCAATATTGGCAAAACCATCAGTGACTTGAAGTTGTCCGTTTTCTATCCAAAGAGGCGGTAACGTAGCTATTTCTACTTGAGAAGGAATTTCAAACCCAGGTACGGTTGGACCTCCATTGATACAATAAACTTGAAAGTCTTTAACTAATTGGCGCACAATTTCTGTACTCCGAACCAAATGACCCATTCCGGTTAGATATTGGCAGTAAAACAAAATCTTTTTCATCATTAATCTCTTCTTAATTAACTGAAATTAAAGATTTTTTTGTCGAATTGATGATAAAAAAATGAGTGCAATCGCCTACAACTTTACCAAACACTAATTCCAAGATATATTCTTGAATTCTTGGCAAAGCATTTAGATCGATTCGAGCAACAGCGGGGAGATAATTACTATTACGCTCTAATTGTTCTAAAACTGAATTTATGAGATACTGAGATGTTAGCTTGCTAGGATGAATGGTTTTAAATAGACCAAATTCTGTCATTTTTTGGGCGCGAATCCATTGTTCTTGTACGGGTTTAATTCGAGGAACCACAACCGCTCTTTTACTCAGAGAAATAACCTCGCAGATGGTGTTGTACCCTCCCATACAAACCACAGCATCGGCAGTCTCCATGTAGCTAGCAATATCATCAGTAAACTCGGACATTTGTACGTGGGAAAACTGTTGGGCGATCTGAGATAATTCCTGGGTTCGATCTTGTGGCATTTCGGTACCAGAAATAATCAGGCTTTTGATTTTATGCTTGGCGGAAAGCTGCGTTAATCCCTGTAGATAAGTCTCGACTAAGTAATAGCCATCGCCCCCACCGCCCGGAGTAACTAAAACCAATTTTTCCTTGGATTTTACTTTCAGTTCTTGACGAACTAATTGAGTAGATTTATGTCCATATTCTCTACGAATATAGCCACAAAACTTTGTTTTCTTGGATAGAGAAATAGGAAATCGATATTCTTTGGTGATATCAAAAATTTCTGGCATTCCGACGACTAAAATTTGGTCGTAATAACTTTGAAGTGCATGATAGTAATCATTTTGATGCCAGTCCTTAATCGTTACTTCTGGTGCATCGAGGATATCGCGCAGAAGTAATACCAGTTTGGTTACGGGAAAATGTTGTTTTAAATAAGTTAGAGTAGATTTTAATTCTCCTTGCAACCCGTAAGGTTTTTTATCGACAAGAATTAGATCGGGTTCAAAGTTGACAACTGCCGTTCTAATAATCTCAGAACGCAATTTTGTTACTTCTTGAGGATCTTTTCTCAGATATTTGGCAGATAGTTCGCCAGTGTCACTGCGTCCCAGACAAGGTAGTTTCATGTAATCTAGTCCCTGTGGCATCCGAAAACTATGTAATACCGGAGAACCAGAGATTAGTAAGATCGAAAGTTCTGGTACGCTATCTAACAGGTACTTGCAAATAGCAAGCATTCTGCGAATATTACCAAGACCATAGGCATCGTGTGACTAAACTATCAGCCTCATTGTTTCAAGTCCTTAGTTGCTTTCGGTATCTCTACCGTTAATACTTATCTTCGGATTTCCTTATGAAGTGCTCGTGAAGTGTTTATGAAGCAATTTAAGAAAATCATGAGAGTTTTCTCATCGAATTTATGAGAAATCAAGTATGATTTTTTAAGATTTAAAATTAGGTAAAAAATTAAGATTGAGTTAATCATAAAAAGTTTTTCTATATTTGAGAGCAAGACCAATGGATTTCTAGAAAAAAACTTGGCTATTAGCTAACCTCGACTTTATCCAATGTTGGGCAACGCGATCGCATAAGTTAAAACCCTTATGGAACCCGGACTTTGACTTTTTGAACTTGGATAGAATTCGTGATGTCAGAAAAAGTATTTGCCACAAAGCTATAACTTGTGCCCAATCATAAGGTTTACGCTGCCTAAGTTGATAACTGTTAGCTAATCGCCAAACAATTTTTTGAGAATTATACTTATTTCATCAAACCCGAACCGAGATGGTTGTGAACTCGCGCTAGCAAATCTTGAAAGCGAAAAGGCTTGGTTAGATAGTCATTCGCCTCATATTGTAACCCTACCTTTTTTTCTGCAACGTCATCGCGAGCGGTTACGATAATGATGGGAAGTTGCTTTCCTTGCTGGCGAAGTTCTGCTAGTACCGTCCACCCATCTTTGACGAGAAGCCCTAAATCCAACAAAAGCAGGTCAAATTTATCGCTTTGAGCCATCAGCACTGCCTGTTCTCCATCTGTAGCGATCGCAGTACTGAATCCATATTTTCGCAGACCTTTGTCAATAAAAGCAGTGATGCGGCGTTCGTCTTCTGCAATGAGAATACAGCTCATCGTTTGTCACCTTCCGAATCATCTTCTAAAAGAGTATAGTAAGCACTTCTACTCAGCTATTCTCAGAATAATGACTCTCCGTGAGTTAGATCTAAAATTTTGATGAGACGTTTCTCACATCAAATAGACTTGATGTTGATGAAATTTAAGACATTTAATTTGAATGCAATCTTATCCTCGCAATCGATAGCCCATACCTCTAACCGTCTCGATTAAGTCGCTGCCTAACTTTTTGCGCAAATAACCCACGTATACATCAACAATATTCGAGCCGGGATCGTAATCGTAACCCCAAACGCGATCGAGCAGTTGCTCTCGACTCATCACTTGTCCTTGATGACGAAGCAAAGTTTCTAAGAGGGTAAACTCTCGCGCCGATAGTTCGACATCTTTTCCCGTAACCCGAACTTGGCGGGTACGCAAATTGAGCATGACTTCGCCAACCCTCAGTTCCATTTCTTCTTTGATGGCGACTCGCTGCTGACTTCGCAGGCGCAGGCGAATGCGTGCCAGCAGTTCTTCAAAGCGAAATGGCTTTGTCATGTAATCATCTGCTCCGCCTTCGAGTCCGGCTAATTTATCATTGATATCGTCGCGGGCGGTGAGGATAATAATCGGTATGGTTGCCCCTTGACCGCACAATTCTTCGAGTACCGACAAACCATCTTTGCCAGGAAGTCCCAAGTCCAACAGCAGCAAATCGAAATTATTGCCCAATGCCATCGAGATAACTTCATCGGCATTAGTGGCAACTAGGGTAGTAAATCCGTTGGCACGCAATCCTTTTTCTATAAAAGCAACGATGCGCGGTTCGTCTTCTGCAATAAGAATACGATTCATATTCATTTTCTCCCGAATTTCTCTTGAGGAGGTTCTAGGGGCAACACGAGGGTAAAGGTCGAACCAATTCCTACTCGGCTAACCAGTTCCACTCGACCGCCATGTGCTTGTGCGATCGCTCTTACGATGGATAATCCCAACCCCGAACCATCCGAACGTCGGCGGCTGTTGCTAGCGCGGGCAAAGTGTTCAAAAATTCGTTCTCGATCGCGCTCAGCAATCCCGACTCCGGTATCGCGCACCCACAAGCGAACGCAATTGGGTGCAATCGCGGTTCCGATGGCAATAGTATCCGTTTCAGTCGTATACTGGACGGCATTTTCAGTCAAATTCATCATTGCTTGCGTCAGGCGCTGGCGATCGCCGACAATGAAACCTGTCGCTTGTGCGTCTAGTTGCCAGTTGCGATCGGCTAGGGCAGCGGCTTTGGTGCAGAGTTCCTGCGTCAGCAAGCTAATGTCAATTGTCTCCAATTGGAGACAATTGGGGCGTTCTGACTTTGCCAACAAAATCAAGTCATCGACCATGCGGTTCATGCGATCCAACTCATCGATTACTAATTCGATGGTTTCCTGTTGTTCTTGGGGATCGTCGCCCATCAGTTCTAGATGACCTCGAACGATCGCGATCGGGGTTCGCAGT
It includes:
- a CDS encoding ABC transporter ATP-binding protein; this translates as MSDRAKEKDLKKIMPGMMRIGRRFLPYIRKRQLLIAGSFLALLVETGFRLLEPWSLKFVFDHVLVTETNNDSLKVIVSHGIDPMLLLALLALSIVVISVLGSFAAYLSTFGMALASVQILTDIRSDLYSHLQRLSLTFHMQHKSGDLITRVTADIDRIKLTIVKVILPLVTNIVALVGMLVVMSWMNWELSAIALTIFPLFYFSMTRLIGRIRHVSREHRKFQGILAATTSETIGAIEVVQALSLHNQLEDIFEQQNNITLNHGAKSLKLLAVLQRTVQILIALTIALVLWRGSHLVIQKTLTPGDLLVFITYLKNAFEPIRKLSNQFSEIAKATASGERIIDVLDYEPHVRNLPRAKPAHPFFGAVRFENVTFAYESGKAILQNISFEAQPGQKVAVVGASGGGKSTLISLILRLYDPNSGRILIDGQDLGEYTLDSLRQQIGVVLQESILFAASIRENIAYGKLGATDAEIEQAAKIANAHDFIMNLPDGYETVLGERGCTLSGGQRQRIAIARAAIRKAPIVILDEPTTGLDNASEQAVNKALNRLTQGRTTFLISHNK
- a CDS encoding glycosyltransferase family protein translates to MMKKILFYCQYLTGMGHLVRSTEIVRQLVKDFQVYCINGGPTVPGFEIPSQVEIATLPPLWIENGQLQVTDGFANIEEVKEARRNALINLFDRFKPDCLITEFFPFGRHKLFFELIPLLDYIKAVAPSTKIICSVRDIVGRTDLDKEEETICQLTSKYFNCILFHADPKFQKLEESFSRVKDLNCKVKYTGFVAQSSPENNDLSEFDLANLNRKEPIILVSIGGGIIGYDLLKYVIQSSSILRKKLPHHIQIFTGSFMPEEQFLQLKQAALSKSNVTLQRYTSNLMAYMRKADLSISLTGYNTTMNILRTGVRSLVVPIGHYSYDKERVIRTKKLEKLGIVEVIEPEDLEPAYLAKKIMNCLLKIQIQKQIISSIFKVQKKTTFFLKELLEKSVLTAA
- a CDS encoding glycosyltransferase family protein; the protein is MKLPCLGRSDTGELSAKYLRKDPQEVTKLRSEIIRTAVVNFEPDLILVDKKPYGLQGELKSTLTYLKQHFPVTKLVLLLRDILDAPEVTIKDWHQNDYYHALQSYYDQILVVGMPEIFDITKEYRFPISLSKKTKFCGYIRREYGHKSTQLVRQELKVKSKEKLVLVTPGGGGDGYYLVETYLQGLTQLSAKHKIKSLIISGTEMPQDRTQELSQIAQQFSHVQMSEFTDDIASYMETADAVVCMGGYNTICEVISLSKRAVVVPRIKPVQEQWIRAQKMTEFGLFKTIHPSKLTSQYLINSVLEQLERNSNYLPAVARIDLNALPRIQEYILELVFGKVVGDCTHFFIINSTKKSLISVN
- a CDS encoding response regulator transcription factor; the encoded protein is MSCILIAEDERRITAFIDKGLRKYGFSTAIATDGEQAVLMAQSDKFDLLLLDLGLLVKDGWTVLAELRQQGKQLPIIIVTARDDVAEKKVGLQYEANDYLTKPFRFQDLLARVHNHLGSGLMK
- a CDS encoding response regulator transcription factor, which codes for MNRILIAEDEPRIVAFIEKGLRANGFTTLVATNADEVISMALGNNFDLLLLDLGLPGKDGLSVLEELCGQGATIPIIILTARDDINDKLAGLEGGADDYMTKPFRFEELLARIRLRLRSQQRVAIKEEMELRVGEVMLNLRTRQVRVTGKDVELSAREFTLLETLLRHQGQVMSREQLLDRVWGYDYDPGSNIVDVYVGYLRKKLGSDLIETVRGMGYRLRG